Proteins from a single region of Desulfobacter postgatei 2ac9:
- the fliS gene encoding flagellar export chaperone FliS: protein MAAYQQLHTYLNNHYEGMDPEQLILLLFKGALTRMKLAREGIEEGNIQKKGENLSKVIAIISELNASVDPTMTDESTRFLRGIYTAILTELPKVTLNNDLKTLDRAKAYISRLKEIWETDVMAKKQASLTEIVKNTAPKRSFQPAFNPDRPKTTFQAISV from the coding sequence ATGGCAGCTTATCAGCAATTACACACCTATTTGAACAATCACTATGAAGGCATGGATCCCGAGCAATTGATACTGTTGCTTTTCAAAGGAGCCCTGACCCGCATGAAGCTGGCCCGGGAAGGTATTGAAGAGGGGAATATTCAAAAAAAGGGAGAAAACCTTTCAAAAGTTATTGCCATCATCTCAGAGCTCAACGCCTCTGTTGATCCGACAATGACGGATGAATCCACCCGGTTTTTAAGGGGTATTTACACGGCCATTCTGACGGAGCTGCCAAAGGTAACCTTAAACAATGACTTAAAGACCCTTGACCGTGCCAAAGCCTATATATCAAGGCTTAAAGAGATCTGGGAAACCGATGTAATGGCAAAAAAACAGGCGTCACTCACTGAAATTGTAAAAAATACGGCCCCAAAACGCTCTTTTCAACCGGCGTTCAATCCAGACAGACCGAAGACAACGTTTCAGGCAATTTCCGTTTGA
- a CDS encoding flagellar protein FlaG: MNINTVSPTIQTAESSGAGPIETETDDKIKNMPPDQSQANAQKEEASPPAEEIKELAQTLNEYMDGLQTDLGFFMHEKLNHQVIVEIKNRKTDELIKQIPSEELVMIKEKMAELTGLLFDTSI; encoded by the coding sequence ATGAATATAAACACGGTTTCCCCAACCATTCAGACTGCTGAATCATCAGGGGCCGGCCCCATTGAAACAGAAACTGACGATAAAATCAAAAATATGCCGCCGGATCAGTCCCAGGCAAACGCACAAAAAGAGGAAGCGTCTCCGCCTGCCGAAGAGATAAAAGAACTTGCACAGACCCTGAATGAATACATGGATGGTCTTCAAACGGATCTGGGTTTTTTCATGCATGAAAAATTGAACCATCAGGTGATCGTGGAGATCAAAAACAGGAAGACAGATGAACTTATAAAACAAATTCCCTCCGAGGAACTGGTAATGATAAAGGAAAAAATGGCGGAACTGACAGGGCTTCTTTTTGATACAAGTATATGA
- a CDS encoding FlgD immunoglobulin-like domain containing protein, whose protein sequence is MSDNSILSSLVSGYEAYDTQATSKSDTGKTTSLGTEDFLTLLVAQLENQNPLDPADTNQFTDQLAQFSQVEQLINANDKLDEMVTGVKGTEQEVDANSFVGLTVTATATSMTIDNGAVTSGFYEVDEPAEVIVYVYDANGTKVASLSQGEVEAGSYLISWDGTDDEGNSLDDGEYSYEVMANSGDGYKEVQSHLSGTVDAVSYQNGKGYLVIKGVLVDPEDVTTVTSSSSSSSSSSDSTSIIEYLGTTVSSSHPIIQVEDGKVQGDALSFSLTAASDVTVTIYNADDEKVDTIEISADDATGGENEVTWDGLTNSGHMNSDGLYYYTVKADTGSASTAISGEVSAITSVDGTQYLEIGDTGRLVSVSSITSVE, encoded by the coding sequence ATGTCTGATAACTCGATCCTTTCGTCACTGGTTAGCGGCTATGAGGCTTATGATACTCAGGCGACCTCAAAAAGTGATACCGGCAAGACAACTTCATTGGGCACCGAGGATTTTTTAACTCTTTTGGTGGCCCAGCTTGAAAATCAGAACCCCCTTGATCCGGCAGATACGAATCAGTTCACAGACCAGCTGGCCCAGTTCAGCCAGGTTGAACAGCTGATCAATGCCAATGACAAACTTGATGAAATGGTGACGGGTGTTAAGGGTACCGAACAAGAGGTTGATGCCAATTCATTTGTAGGACTCACCGTTACGGCAACCGCAACCTCAATGACCATTGATAACGGCGCTGTAACTTCCGGGTTTTATGAGGTTGATGAGCCTGCTGAAGTAATTGTGTATGTGTATGATGCCAATGGAACAAAGGTGGCTTCATTGTCCCAGGGCGAGGTTGAGGCCGGATCGTATCTGATCTCCTGGGATGGTACGGATGATGAGGGTAACAGTCTGGATGACGGTGAATACTCTTATGAGGTTATGGCCAATTCCGGAGACGGGTACAAAGAGGTACAATCCCATCTGTCCGGAACCGTGGATGCCGTGTCGTACCAGAACGGAAAGGGATACCTGGTGATCAAGGGTGTGTTGGTGGATCCGGAGGATGTTACCACCGTAACCTCGTCTTCCTCTTCCTCCTCGTCTTCGAGTGATTCGACCTCCATTATTGAATACCTTGGCACCACGGTCTCTTCCAGTCATCCAATTATCCAGGTGGAAGACGGCAAGGTGCAGGGGGATGCTCTAAGCTTCAGCCTTACCGCCGCCTCCGATGTCACGGTCACAATATATAACGCCGATGATGAAAAAGTTGATACTATTGAAATATCTGCTGATGACGCAACTGGCGGAGAAAATGAAGTCACCTGGGACGGGCTGACAAACAGCGGGCACATGAATTCTGACGGGCTTTATTATTATACGGTTAAAGCGGATACGGGAAGCGCCTCCACCGCCATTTCCGGAGAGGTAAGTGCCATCACGTCTGTTGACGGCACCCAATACCTTGAAATTGGAGATACCGGACGTCTGGTTTCTGTATCAAGTATAACTTCTGTTGAATGA
- a CDS encoding flagellar hook-basal body complex protein, translating into MSLNSSLYAGTSGLGNTGNALQVTSNNISNMNTIGFKKGTASFADTLYQTIGTNAGVSQVGLGMNVDNVAQVFTDGSLETTSNATDLAIGGDGFFVVSDPGSEETYYTRAGNFSFNESGALVTSGGHILQGWYVEGDTGEEYGAITDLILTEFTSPPDATEEITVITNLDSDAESKSMVLSNLFEYDEENGTTVDSDGYEYQTVVTAYDSLGSSHEVTIYYDKKSGTEWEYIITCDPDEDNRGTVAALDSAGLLARGTITFSQSSGDVVSMTMEEYTGQIGNVDTSGNNTVKTVNFEIQDTEALSKDQYGISLKYTDAGGWIGPNLLDPENLQLTNYPDAEVLIYSDENTIYISLDNSAGGNEADIIINLDEDVQDGDTLSFDINNPIDCNVQDVTEIDYQGATDGNTTLTINNPSAMEESTPEGESITIEWDSTLKTWGFNALPLAGTYSLLTGDNISGDATYVGIDLNDDGEADITFTFEEEVEDLPNGTAPSITFGIQGSTAWREVTMDEAEDTGYLQFTADFLGGEAGSTETDISFDIGSKFNGNNWVNNSLSSTQYAKASSTIYQDSDGYSSGDLTGIGVLSDGLVSGTYSNGQEIALFKIALADFNNPNGLKNEGGNLYSATTDSGAAITNKPGQNGLGSLSSYALEMSNVDISEEFVSMIELQTAYEANAKIISTVDEMMTTVIGMKR; encoded by the coding sequence ATGTCATTAAACAGTTCCCTTTATGCAGGCACCAGCGGCCTGGGCAACACCGGCAATGCGCTTCAGGTCACAAGTAATAATATTTCAAACATGAATACAATTGGGTTTAAAAAGGGAACTGCCAGCTTTGCGGATACCCTTTACCAGACCATCGGCACCAATGCCGGTGTTTCCCAGGTGGGGCTGGGTATGAACGTTGACAATGTTGCCCAGGTGTTCACCGATGGCTCCCTTGAAACCACAAGCAATGCAACGGATCTTGCCATTGGCGGGGATGGGTTCTTTGTCGTTTCCGATCCCGGGTCAGAAGAAACCTACTATACAAGGGCCGGTAATTTTTCATTTAATGAAAGCGGTGCGCTTGTCACTTCCGGAGGGCATATTCTCCAGGGGTGGTATGTTGAAGGGGATACCGGAGAGGAATACGGGGCCATTACCGATCTGATATTGACCGAGTTTACAAGTCCGCCGGATGCTACCGAGGAAATTACCGTAATTACCAACCTGGATTCCGATGCCGAGTCCAAATCCATGGTTTTGTCCAACCTGTTTGAATATGATGAGGAAAACGGCACCACAGTGGATTCGGATGGTTATGAATACCAGACCGTGGTCACGGCCTATGATTCCCTGGGTTCTTCCCATGAAGTCACCATCTACTACGATAAGAAATCCGGTACTGAGTGGGAATACATTATTACTTGTGATCCTGACGAGGATAATCGGGGCACTGTGGCAGCGTTGGACTCAGCAGGCCTTCTGGCCAGGGGCACCATTACTTTTTCCCAAAGTTCAGGTGACGTCGTCTCCATGACCATGGAGGAATATACCGGTCAAATAGGCAACGTGGATACATCTGGAAACAACACCGTAAAGACTGTTAATTTTGAAATTCAAGATACCGAGGCCTTGTCGAAGGATCAATACGGGATTTCATTGAAATATACTGATGCTGGTGGATGGATAGGACCGAATCTGCTTGATCCTGAAAACCTGCAACTGACTAACTATCCCGATGCCGAGGTATTAATTTATTCTGATGAAAATACCATTTATATTTCACTTGACAACAGCGCTGGAGGCAATGAGGCGGACATAATAATCAATCTGGATGAAGATGTCCAGGACGGGGACACGCTTTCCTTTGATATTAACAACCCAATAGATTGTAATGTCCAGGATGTTACAGAGATTGATTACCAAGGTGCGACAGACGGTAACACTACGCTGACAATTAATAACCCGAGTGCCATGGAAGAGAGCACACCTGAAGGAGAATCCATTACCATTGAATGGGATTCGACTCTGAAAACATGGGGATTTAATGCCCTTCCTTTAGCCGGAACATACTCCTTACTCACAGGAGATAACATCTCAGGTGATGCCACTTATGTTGGAATAGACCTGAACGATGACGGGGAAGCAGATATTACATTTACCTTTGAAGAAGAGGTTGAAGATCTTCCGAATGGGACCGCTCCCAGCATCACCTTTGGTATTCAAGGGTCCACTGCCTGGCGGGAAGTAACTATGGACGAAGCAGAGGATACCGGCTATTTGCAATTTACAGCTGATTTTCTGGGCGGCGAGGCCGGCTCAACAGAAACCGACATCTCATTTGATATCGGGTCAAAATTTAACGGTAACAACTGGGTGAATAATTCGTTATCTTCCACCCAGTACGCCAAAGCTTCTTCCACCATATACCAGGATTCAGACGGTTATTCATCAGGGGACCTCACGGGTATCGGGGTACTGTCCGATGGCCTGGTCTCCGGCACCTACTCAAATGGTCAGGAGATCGCATTATTCAAGATCGCCCTGGCAGACTTTAACAATCCAAACGGCCTTAAAAATGAGGGTGGCAATCTTTATTCAGCCACAACAGACAGCGGGGCGGCCATCACCAATAAACCCGGGCAAAACGGGCTTGGCTCCCTCTCATCCTATGCCCTTGAAATGTCCAACGTGGATATTTCCGAGGAATTTGTTTCAATGATCGAACTGCAGACCGCCTATGAGGCCAATGCTAAAATTATCAGCACTGTGGATGAAATGATGACCACGGTCATAGGCATGAAACGATAG
- the flgK gene encoding flagellar hook-associated protein FlgK — MSSLNAILNTASNAITAYQSAISVTGQNIANADNDDYSIQSVALSTTPTVTSRGNIYGTGVIVSSVASSVNQIIENSLNSELSNQAALEEAKVYMSSIEDLFSEDSDDSLNTLLDAYWSAWEDLSNNPSGETEQSTVYDAGLALTERINAIEEALSDLQTDLNNEISSAVTEVNSIADQIAALNLGVINAESTGGNANDLADKRNALVDDLGERIDIDVTVKEDGSYLIISSGLPLVEDGISYDLSVKQGSVYWTGKSGNTYDITDDISGGAIAGWLEVRDVVIPETQAQFDELATNLIWTLNYQHSQGAGQTYFSGALEGTYEAGESGTFASLYYGDEIDYTKDFSMVIQDATDTTSKFQTVTVDMAISTSEISNLSGEANRIYELTVIDEGTKTVVESSGPLMGSSATGISGALDNAMPEQTLTITKGSDTQTLEISDSGSGATRSAADIAEALSNIDGITASASTTSAYFDLSKILSNDGDLIKFKLNVDGVEATVEFTVDSLEATRAEQFEDALKAAAQSINEKNKNTDLFVDVTSGVAHIESASGATIGICEFTAGGTLSVSPDSSGVPVDINSSNLNDAVVITGSVTITMDPGMKISAKNNDPAIDPDTDLFGAKEPDCDTLDEPAIIYWEILDSNDHSTGESGYVKIDEFGDFDILDSTAAPLFSFNISQGTLIAGNTLRINTDETGAADILQGSVTGNAASVDDTYEFTVTSGGTLPKNKDNIVIQWTSETGSGTIELKDDKDEELRITADVDGMTLTFDGGTLVNGDVFYVTTDENGKAVADAHGNALQTLADWHWTLESFADEFNRSAGGVTASVTKNNTVLFDTHDDYCAIENVTCLGSNNSNIDEENFEITVLNYTALEFEAEGLEFESTAGNWIVKNDPTSTIKIIPVGGHDDGFQIDLDGDDVGDIEITFEQPVSGDGYIRMDLKSRDADDLSYAFAGNEDGDSGVAAALGVNTFFTGTDASTISVNDVVSDGDLMASGILDTETFELASSDNTNALAMAETRYDSLDMKAYTYTRGEGVSVTVTATSLDDYQASLVSTIGSTAAGINSALDYSETLVYQLTAQRDSISAVSLDEEMINLTAQQQAYLAAAKLLTTVQEMFDALLATR; from the coding sequence ATGAGCAGCCTTAACGCCATATTAAATACTGCGTCCAATGCCATTACGGCCTACCAGTCTGCCATCAGCGTGACGGGCCAGAATATTGCCAACGCAGATAATGATGACTATAGCATCCAGTCTGTGGCGTTATCCACCACCCCCACGGTAACCTCGCGTGGCAATATTTATGGTACTGGGGTCATTGTTTCTTCGGTAGCCAGTTCCGTAAACCAGATTATTGAAAATTCGCTGAATTCTGAATTGTCCAACCAGGCCGCTTTAGAGGAAGCAAAGGTCTATATGTCAAGCATTGAAGATCTGTTTTCCGAAGACAGTGATGACAGCCTGAATACCCTTTTGGATGCCTACTGGTCTGCCTGGGAGGATTTGAGCAATAACCCGTCCGGTGAAACCGAACAAAGCACCGTGTATGATGCCGGCCTTGCCCTTACGGAACGTATCAATGCCATTGAAGAAGCCCTGTCTGATCTGCAGACCGATTTGAACAACGAAATTTCTTCCGCCGTTACCGAAGTTAACAGCATTGCCGATCAGATCGCAGCGTTAAACCTGGGCGTCATTAATGCCGAAAGTACGGGGGGGAATGCCAATGACCTTGCGGATAAACGAAACGCCCTGGTGGACGATCTTGGGGAACGCATTGATATTGATGTCACCGTTAAAGAAGACGGCTCCTACCTGATCATTTCCAGTGGCCTGCCGCTGGTGGAAGACGGCATTTCATACGATCTAAGCGTGAAACAGGGAAGTGTGTACTGGACCGGCAAATCCGGAAACACCTATGATATCACCGATGATATCTCAGGCGGTGCCATTGCCGGATGGCTTGAGGTCAGGGATGTGGTCATTCCCGAAACCCAGGCTCAATTTGATGAACTTGCCACCAACCTGATCTGGACCCTGAATTATCAGCATTCCCAGGGGGCAGGGCAGACCTATTTTTCCGGTGCCCTGGAGGGGACTTACGAGGCCGGAGAGAGCGGGACTTTTGCCAGCCTGTACTACGGGGATGAGATCGACTATACCAAGGATTTTTCCATGGTGATTCAGGATGCCACGGACACCACATCAAAATTCCAGACCGTAACCGTGGATATGGCCATCTCCACATCTGAAATCTCCAATTTGTCTGGAGAGGCTAACCGCATTTATGAGCTCACCGTTATCGATGAAGGGACCAAGACCGTTGTAGAGTCGAGCGGACCGCTTATGGGCAGTAGTGCTACAGGCATTTCCGGTGCTCTGGATAATGCAATGCCTGAACAGACCCTTACCATTACCAAGGGTTCTGATACCCAAACCCTGGAAATTTCAGACAGCGGCTCCGGTGCCACCCGGTCCGCCGCCGACATTGCCGAAGCGCTTTCCAATATAGACGGCATAACTGCCTCTGCGTCCACGACGTCTGCTTATTTTGATCTTTCCAAGATTTTATCGAATGACGGAGATCTCATTAAATTTAAACTGAATGTTGACGGGGTCGAGGCGACGGTCGAATTTACTGTGGATTCTTTAGAAGCCACCCGTGCAGAACAGTTTGAAGACGCACTCAAAGCAGCTGCGCAATCCATCAATGAGAAAAACAAGAACACGGATCTGTTTGTAGACGTCACGTCCGGCGTCGCGCACATTGAAAGTGCGTCCGGTGCCACCATCGGAATCTGCGAATTTACTGCCGGAGGTACACTATCCGTTTCCCCGGATTCCAGCGGCGTCCCGGTTGACATAAACTCTTCCAATCTAAACGATGCCGTGGTAATAACCGGTTCCGTAACCATTACCATGGATCCGGGTATGAAAATATCTGCCAAGAACAACGATCCAGCTATCGATCCAGATACTGATCTTTTCGGTGCCAAGGAACCAGATTGTGATACGTTGGATGAACCCGCAATTATTTACTGGGAAATTTTGGACAGTAACGACCATTCCACCGGCGAGTCCGGATATGTCAAAATTGATGAATTCGGTGATTTTGATATCCTTGACAGCACAGCAGCACCCTTATTCAGTTTTAACATTTCCCAAGGCACGCTTATCGCCGGAAACACCCTTCGAATCAATACCGATGAGACAGGGGCTGCCGATATTCTTCAAGGTTCGGTTACAGGAAACGCCGCAAGTGTCGATGATACTTATGAGTTTACGGTTACTTCCGGCGGCACCCTGCCGAAAAATAAAGACAATATTGTGATCCAATGGACGTCTGAAACCGGTTCAGGTACCATTGAGCTTAAGGACGATAAGGATGAAGAACTCCGGATTACCGCGGACGTGGACGGCATGACCCTGACCTTTGACGGCGGCACCCTTGTGAACGGCGATGTCTTTTATGTCACCACGGATGAAAATGGTAAAGCCGTGGCCGATGCCCATGGAAATGCCCTTCAGACCCTTGCGGACTGGCACTGGACCCTTGAATCATTTGCCGATGAGTTTAACCGAAGCGCTGGCGGTGTGACCGCTTCTGTCACTAAAAACAATACTGTTTTATTTGATACCCATGATGACTATTGTGCCATTGAAAATGTAACCTGCCTAGGCAGTAACAACAGCAACATTGACGAAGAAAATTTTGAAATCACGGTGTTGAACTACACCGCCCTGGAATTTGAGGCTGAAGGCCTTGAATTTGAAAGCACGGCTGGCAACTGGATCGTTAAGAACGACCCCACGAGCACCATCAAAATTATTCCGGTCGGCGGTCATGATGACGGGTTTCAGATTGATCTGGACGGGGACGATGTTGGTGATATTGAAATCACCTTTGAGCAGCCTGTTTCAGGTGACGGATATATCCGCATGGATTTGAAATCCAGGGATGCGGATGATCTCTCCTATGCCTTTGCAGGAAATGAAGACGGGGACAGCGGCGTTGCGGCAGCCCTTGGGGTGAATACCTTTTTTACCGGTACGGACGCATCCACCATCAGTGTCAATGATGTGGTGTCCGATGGAGATCTCATGGCTTCAGGCATCCTGGATACTGAAACCTTCGAGCTTGCATCCAGTGACAACACCAATGCCCTGGCCATGGCTGAAACCCGTTACGACAGTCTGGACATGAAAGCGTATACATATACCAGGGGAGAGGGGGTCTCTGTCACGGTAACCGCCACCTCGCTGGATGATTACCAGGCATCCCTGGTCTCTACCATCGGGTCCACAGCGGCCGGAATTAATTCCGCTTTGGACTATTCCGAGACCCTGGTGTACCAGCTTACGGCGCAGCGGGATTCAATCTCCGCCGTATCCCTGGATGAAGAAATGATTAATCTGACAGCCCAGCAGCAGGCTTATCTTGCAGCGGCCAAATTGCTGACAACAGTGCAGGAAATGTTCGACGCCCTGCTTGCAACGCGTTGA
- the flgL gene encoding flagellar hook-associated protein FlgL, giving the protein MRVATISIYKQATYQLGRLTSDLNEANEVVSTNLKISSASDDPSGMKQVVTINSDLAALEQYQVNVDQAQNVLTTAETALDSMADQLSEMKLLCSALTNASASYQERANAAESMQGYLDGLLDLANTDAYGGYVFGGDNNRTTPFTYDDDDNPTRVTYNGSSDPVNISTSRNTNISLDCCGSDLFYEDEIIVDATNNKIVFTEDRGTGDDITIEATITSGTYSKEELAAIVEDTLNQASKGVVYEVEYDGDTNTFSIGTDGSNDKPLSVTFEAIQTETVRISNFESSAGKFKDAEFEIVNPTALTEYTPEPEGTKPLTFTYSEEDGTWEVSNDPGYGLPSEIKATGNTLEIDLDGDEESDITVNLNGAPEDEDTVSFDIVEGYEDASILPDLGFKSETVILETVTSDFPVSGKFSVPTGLSVFQDQNDRIDFTETLLDAGGTSVQLTAVIKAGTYSDPDSYAEAVEEALESASAENGNRVNYSVVYDEATDSFTLSENTKTGRQLESFDLLFSSGTNADASTAADDLGFKADKDVSSAPQKGKEATWSIWDTMFDLKEALENDDVDGIQRAMSRLDNHYESLTSSISTVGRIYGSTTTTEATISNSDLTLTTRRSTVRDADIVEAIMDLKSAQTVYQAALSSTSSVMGLSLVDYMS; this is encoded by the coding sequence ATGAGAGTCGCAACCATAAGCATATACAAACAGGCCACATACCAGCTTGGACGGCTCACCTCTGATTTAAACGAGGCCAATGAAGTTGTCTCCACGAATTTAAAAATCAGTTCTGCATCTGATGATCCATCGGGTATGAAGCAGGTGGTGACCATCAATTCCGACCTGGCCGCATTGGAGCAGTATCAGGTGAATGTGGACCAGGCCCAGAACGTGCTTACCACGGCTGAAACCGCCCTTGACTCCATGGCTGATCAGTTGTCTGAAATGAAGCTGTTATGCTCGGCTTTGACCAATGCGTCCGCTTCTTATCAGGAGCGCGCCAACGCTGCCGAGAGCATGCAGGGTTATCTTGATGGCCTTCTGGACCTTGCCAATACTGACGCCTATGGCGGATATGTGTTTGGTGGTGACAATAACCGGACAACCCCTTTTACCTATGATGATGATGACAACCCCACCAGGGTAACCTACAACGGCAGCAGTGACCCGGTAAATATCAGCACATCCAGGAACACTAACATATCCCTGGACTGTTGTGGTTCTGACCTTTTTTATGAAGATGAGATCATAGTCGATGCCACCAATAATAAAATTGTTTTCACCGAAGACCGCGGCACAGGTGACGATATCACTATTGAGGCAACCATTACCAGCGGCACCTACAGCAAGGAAGAACTTGCCGCTATTGTTGAAGATACCCTGAACCAAGCTAGTAAAGGTGTTGTTTACGAGGTGGAATATGATGGCGACACAAATACTTTTTCCATTGGCACCGACGGCAGCAATGACAAGCCCTTAAGCGTCACCTTTGAAGCGATTCAGACGGAAACGGTCAGGATTTCCAATTTTGAATCAAGTGCCGGGAAGTTCAAGGATGCGGAATTTGAAATTGTTAATCCAACGGCCCTGACCGAATATACCCCGGAACCCGAGGGTACGAAACCGTTGACATTCACCTACAGCGAAGAAGACGGCACCTGGGAAGTGTCCAACGATCCCGGATACGGACTGCCTTCCGAGATTAAAGCCACGGGTAATACCCTGGAAATTGACCTGGATGGTGACGAGGAATCAGACATTACTGTAAATTTGAATGGTGCGCCTGAAGATGAGGATACCGTCTCTTTTGATATCGTGGAAGGTTATGAAGACGCAAGTATTCTGCCGGATTTAGGGTTTAAAAGCGAAACTGTGATTCTTGAAACGGTTACCAGTGATTTCCCGGTGTCCGGAAAGTTCTCCGTGCCTACAGGTCTCTCCGTGTTTCAAGATCAGAATGATAGGATTGATTTCACCGAAACCCTTCTGGACGCAGGCGGCACCTCGGTTCAACTGACTGCCGTTATAAAGGCTGGCACTTACTCGGATCCTGACTCCTATGCTGAAGCTGTGGAGGAAGCCCTTGAATCTGCCTCGGCTGAAAACGGCAACCGGGTCAATTATTCGGTGGTCTATGACGAAGCAACCGACTCCTTCACCCTCAGCGAGAATACAAAAACCGGTCGGCAGCTTGAATCCTTTGACCTGCTGTTTTCTTCGGGTACGAATGCCGACGCAAGTACTGCTGCCGACGATCTTGGCTTTAAGGCCGACAAGGATGTCTCTTCCGCCCCCCAGAAAGGAAAAGAAGCCACCTGGAGTATATGGGATACGATGTTTGATCTCAAAGAGGCACTGGAAAATGATGATGTGGACGGCATTCAGCGGGCCATGAGTCGGCTGGACAATCATTATGAAAGTCTCACATCAAGCATCTCAACTGTGGGTAGGATTTACGGTAGCACAACCACCACCGAAGCCACCATCTCGAATTCGGATTTGACACTGACCACCCGGCGCTCCACGGTCCGGGATGCAGATATCGTGGAAGCCATTATGGATCTTAAATCTGCCCAGACCGTTTATCAAGCGGCGTTGAGTTCGACATCTTCGGTTATGGGGTTAAGTCTGGTGGATTACATGTCCTAA
- the gatB gene encoding Asp-tRNA(Asn)/Glu-tRNA(Gln) amidotransferase subunit GatB: protein MAFEPVIGLEVHAQLKTKTKIFCNCSTAFGKSPNANTCPVCTGMPGVLPVLNKQAVTFAIKAGLATNCTINRESRFDRKNYFYPDLPKGYQISQYAKPIAEHGFLDIEVDAKEKRIGITRIHMEEDAGKLIHDPLRGKSMVDLNRTGVPLIEIVSEPDLRTAAQAGAYLRKLHTILKYIDVCDGNMEEGSFRCDANISLRPIGQEKLGTRTELKNLNSFKNVEKAILYEIQRQTCVLEEGGQVIQETRLWDPAKNRTASMRGKEEAHDYRYFPDPDLVPLIVDDAWIQTVRAGMPELPDEKKQRFIQEYSLSEYDAGVLTAGLDMANFFEETIKPLKNIKQAANWTMTTLMGMLNAKGIEICDSPVSAHAFSKLLGLLESSRINANAAKTVFEEMVETGKDPEAIVKEKGLEQVSDQGELEAMVDEIIKENPEEAKAYRDGKTKLFSFFMGQVMKKTRGKADPKVVTPMLKSKL, encoded by the coding sequence ATGGCATTTGAACCTGTTATCGGACTAGAGGTCCACGCCCAACTCAAAACTAAAACTAAAATCTTCTGCAACTGCTCAACCGCCTTTGGCAAGTCCCCCAACGCCAATACCTGCCCGGTATGCACAGGCATGCCGGGGGTTTTACCGGTACTGAATAAACAGGCGGTTACCTTTGCAATCAAAGCCGGCCTTGCCACCAACTGCACCATCAACCGGGAAAGCCGGTTTGACAGAAAAAACTATTTTTATCCCGATCTTCCCAAGGGTTACCAGATCTCCCAGTATGCAAAGCCCATTGCCGAACACGGCTTTCTGGATATTGAAGTGGATGCCAAGGAAAAACGCATCGGCATCACCCGCATTCACATGGAGGAAGATGCCGGAAAACTGATCCACGATCCCCTGCGGGGAAAAAGCATGGTGGACCTGAACAGGACAGGGGTTCCCCTTATTGAAATTGTCAGCGAACCCGACCTTCGCACCGCTGCCCAGGCCGGCGCATACTTGAGAAAACTGCATACCATTTTAAAGTACATTGACGTATGTGACGGGAACATGGAAGAAGGCTCATTCAGATGCGATGCCAATATCTCCCTGCGGCCCATAGGTCAGGAGAAATTGGGCACCCGCACCGAGCTTAAAAATCTAAACTCCTTTAAAAACGTAGAAAAGGCTATCCTCTACGAAATTCAGCGTCAGACGTGTGTGCTCGAAGAGGGCGGACAAGTCATCCAGGAGACCCGTCTGTGGGATCCGGCCAAAAACCGCACCGCATCCATGCGGGGCAAGGAAGAGGCCCATGATTACAGATATTTCCCGGATCCTGACCTTGTGCCGCTGATCGTTGATGATGCCTGGATCCAGACAGTCCGCGCCGGTATGCCCGAACTGCCGGATGAAAAAAAGCAGCGCTTTATTCAAGAGTACAGCCTGTCTGAATATGATGCCGGTGTGTTAACAGCCGGCCTGGACATGGCCAACTTTTTTGAAGAGACCATTAAGCCGTTGAAAAACATCAAACAGGCGGCCAACTGGACCATGACCACACTCATGGGCATGCTGAATGCCAAGGGGATTGAGATCTGTGATTCACCCGTATCAGCCCATGCTTTTTCAAAGCTTCTTGGACTGCTGGAATCCTCCCGAATCAATGCCAATGCCGCCAAAACCGTTTTTGAAGAAATGGTGGAAACCGGTAAAGATCCTGAAGCCATAGTCAAAGAAAAAGGTCTTGAACAGGTATCAGACCAGGGCGAACTTGAAGCAATGGTGGATGAAATCATCAAGGAAAACCCTGAAGAGGCAAAAGCTTACAGGGACGGAAAAACCAAGCTGTTCAGCTTTTTCATGGGTCAGGTCATGAAAAAAACCCGGGGCAAGGCAGACCCCAAAGTGGTCACGCCCATGCTCAAATCAAAACTGTAA